A single window of Anaerobacillus sp. CMMVII DNA harbors:
- a CDS encoding FAD-dependent oxidoreductase, with product MPEKFDVIVVGAGPAGAACANVCAKNGLKVLLIERGEYPGSKNVMGGILYRKQTEEIVPEFWKEAPIERPVVEQRFWLLEKESMVSMGYKGKEWAQEPYNNFTVLRAQFDQWFAKKAVEQGALLINETVVLECIVEGGKVVGVRTDRPDGDIYADVVVLADGVNSLLAKSLGFHKEFKPDQVALCAMEVLNMPKGKINDRFGLEGNEGCSVEIFGDATQGQLGTAFLYTNKDSINIGVGTTLSGMIRAKVKPYELLEYVKNHPMIRPYIHDGEPAEYLAHLIPEGGYYAIPKLTGNGVLVIGDAAQLVNAIHREGSNMAMSSGKMAAEAIIKAKQNNDFSEVGLDSYRTSIYDSFIGKDLKKYKDLTHTFEANPQYLNEYIPLMNRAASQFFTIDGTPKREKQAKIMQSFTAGRGKLGVVKDMYQAWKVMK from the coding sequence TCTAAAAACGTTATGGGTGGTATATTGTATCGCAAGCAAACGGAGGAAATCGTTCCTGAATTTTGGAAGGAAGCACCGATTGAAAGACCAGTCGTTGAGCAGCGCTTTTGGTTATTAGAAAAAGAATCAATGGTGTCTATGGGCTATAAAGGCAAAGAATGGGCTCAAGAACCTTACAATAACTTTACCGTTCTTCGTGCACAGTTTGACCAATGGTTTGCCAAAAAGGCTGTTGAGCAAGGCGCATTATTAATTAATGAAACCGTTGTTTTAGAGTGTATTGTTGAAGGTGGAAAAGTAGTGGGAGTTCGTACTGACCGTCCAGATGGAGACATCTATGCTGACGTTGTCGTATTAGCAGATGGGGTTAACTCATTACTTGCTAAATCTTTAGGCTTCCATAAAGAATTTAAGCCAGATCAAGTAGCTCTATGTGCTATGGAAGTATTGAATATGCCAAAAGGTAAGATTAACGACCGTTTTGGTTTAGAAGGAAATGAAGGTTGTTCAGTTGAAATTTTTGGAGATGCAACCCAAGGCCAATTAGGAACTGCATTCTTGTATACAAATAAAGATAGCATTAACATCGGTGTAGGAACGACACTTTCTGGAATGATCCGTGCGAAAGTTAAACCTTATGAATTACTTGAGTATGTGAAAAATCATCCAATGATTCGTCCTTATATTCATGATGGCGAGCCAGCTGAGTATTTAGCTCACTTAATTCCTGAAGGTGGGTATTATGCAATTCCGAAGTTAACAGGCAACGGAGTTCTTGTTATTGGTGATGCAGCGCAACTAGTAAATGCTATTCACCGTGAAGGATCAAACATGGCGATGTCTTCTGGTAAAATGGCAGCAGAAGCCATTATTAAAGCTAAGCAAAACAATGATTTCTCTGAAGTTGGCTTAGATTCTTATCGCACAAGCATCTATGATAGCTTTATTGGGAAAGACTTAAAGAAATACAAGGATCTTACTCATACGTTTGAGGCAAATCCTCAATATCTAAATGAGTATATTCCGTTAATGAATCGTGCAGCTAGCCAATTCTTTACAATTGACGGCACACCTAAACGTGAAAAGCAAGCGAAAATTATGCAATCCTTCACAGCAGGCCGAGGCAAGTTAGGCGTTGTTAAAGATATGTATCAAGCTTGGAAGGTGATGAAATAA
- a CDS encoding ferredoxin family protein produces the protein MAKTIEEKQYLVRYKADKKSHLTILNHEKCATECEGQICTLFCPGDVYKWEGDRMFVGYEGCHECGSCRIGCPNDNIKWEYPLGGHGIVFRLA, from the coding sequence ATGGCTAAAACAATTGAAGAAAAACAGTATCTCGTCCGTTATAAAGCAGACAAAAAGTCACACTTAACAATTTTAAATCATGAAAAATGTGCGACTGAATGCGAAGGACAAATTTGCACACTCTTCTGTCCAGGAGATGTATACAAATGGGAAGGCGACAGAATGTTTGTAGGCTATGAAGGTTGCCATGAGTGTGGAAGCTGTCGTATCGGCTGTCCAAATGATAACATCAAATGGGAGTATCCATTAGGCGGTCACGGCATCGTTTTCCGCTTAGCCTAA
- the tnpA gene encoding IS200/IS605 family transposase: MMNNYRKTNTTVSLINYHFVFCPRYRRKIFLQTNVEERFKELVREICADLEIIIVALECDKDHTHMFLNALPTLSPADIMAKIKGVTSKKLREEFPHLQHLPSLWTRSYFVSTAGNVSSETIKQYVENQKKRQ; encoded by the coding sequence ATTATGAATAATTATAGAAAAACAAACACAACTGTCTCATTAATTAACTATCATTTTGTATTTTGTCCTAGATATAGAAGGAAAATATTCCTACAAACAAATGTAGAAGAACGTTTTAAAGAGTTGGTGCGAGAAATATGTGCCGATTTAGAGATAATCATTGTTGCATTAGAATGCGATAAAGACCATACACACATGTTCCTAAATGCACTACCAACACTTAGTCCTGCTGATATTATGGCAAAAATTAAAGGAGTGACTTCAAAAAAGTTAAGAGAGGAATTCCCTCACCTTCAACATTTGCCTAGCTTATGGACGCGATCCTACTTTGTATCTACCGCAGGAAACGTATCGAGTGAAACAATTAAACAATACGTTGAAAATCAAAAAAAACGACAATAG
- a CDS encoding transposase, translated as MTRKSTPSYTIEFPLHIPVWQQNRLEKRFKIARVVYNSCLGEALKRHKTVKLDKKYRFLLSEPKSKERDKQLAEIRLTFGFSEYRMHHFVKSVQQKFKENIGSLEAQKLATRAFEAVEKLHYGKAKRVHFKSFHDDISVENKSNSTGLRYLDGNILWGDKPTKKNPKPKKWLCMPIEPKVDDEYAHLALLDKTKYVRILKREVRGKVRYYVQLVQEGYPPKKRNREVADDETKRIGIDIGTSTIAISSEDKVELRELAPECNTDERDLRRIQRKMDRSKRTTNPNNFKINRTVKKGKLTWYYSNQYKKMRQKRKELYRKITIKRKTAHEILANDILTLGSDIRVETMRFQSLQKRAKNTSRNKKNGKINRKKRFGKSIANRAPAMLLTIIDRKLAYLGRSIKKIDTYATKASQFNHITNEYNKKQLSERWNDFGELVIQRDLYSAFLIGNTNETLNSVDVDLCNAQWDNFVKLHEREIARLKQSSNKTLRWFVA; from the coding sequence ATGACAAGAAAAAGTACACCAAGCTATACAATTGAGTTCCCTTTGCACATACCCGTTTGGCAACAGAACCGTTTAGAAAAGAGATTCAAGATCGCTAGAGTGGTCTACAATTCTTGTCTAGGTGAAGCTCTTAAAAGACACAAAACTGTAAAATTAGATAAAAAATATCGTTTTCTCCTTAGCGAGCCTAAATCAAAAGAACGTGACAAGCAACTAGCAGAAATACGGTTAACCTTTGGTTTTTCTGAATATAGAATGCATCATTTTGTAAAATCGGTTCAACAAAAATTCAAAGAGAACATTGGTAGTTTAGAAGCGCAAAAGCTTGCTACTAGGGCTTTTGAGGCAGTCGAGAAACTTCATTATGGTAAAGCGAAAAGAGTTCATTTTAAATCATTTCATGATGATATTTCTGTTGAAAACAAATCCAATTCTACTGGGTTGCGATATTTGGATGGAAATATTCTTTGGGGAGATAAACCAACAAAGAAAAATCCTAAACCGAAAAAATGGCTTTGTATGCCTATTGAACCGAAAGTCGACGATGAATATGCTCATTTAGCTCTATTGGATAAGACAAAATATGTACGCATTCTAAAACGTGAAGTCCGTGGTAAGGTTCGATACTATGTACAACTCGTTCAAGAAGGATACCCACCTAAAAAACGCAACCGAGAGGTTGCTGATGATGAAACCAAACGAATTGGTATCGACATTGGTACATCAACTATTGCAATTAGTTCAGAAGATAAGGTGGAACTTCGTGAACTTGCACCAGAATGTAATACCGATGAAAGAGACCTTCGTCGCATTCAACGCAAAATGGACCGTTCGAAACGAACTACTAATCCTAATAATTTCAAAATCAATAGAACAGTTAAGAAAGGTAAATTAACCTGGTACTATTCCAATCAATACAAAAAAATGCGTCAAAAACGAAAAGAATTATATCGAAAAATCACTATTAAACGAAAAACAGCGCACGAAATTTTAGCAAATGATATTCTAACTCTCGGTTCTGATATTCGAGTAGAAACCATGCGGTTTCAGTCACTGCAAAAACGCGCGAAAAACACTAGTAGAAATAAGAAGAACGGAAAAATCAATCGTAAAAAACGATTTGGTAAATCAATTGCGAACCGTGCTCCTGCCATGCTACTCACAATCATTGACCGAAAACTTGCGTATCTGGGACGGTCTATTAAGAAAATAGATACTTATGCTACAAAAGCAAGTCAGTTCAATCATATAACTAACGAATACAACAAAAAACAACTTTCGGAGCGTTGGAATGATTTTGGTGAACTTGTCATCCAACGCGATTTATATAGTGCTTTTTTAATAGGTAACACAAATGAAACTCTTAATTCTGTTGATGTGGACCTTTGCAATGCGCAATGGGATAACTTTGTTAAGTTGCACGAACGTGAGATTGCACGACTAAAACAATCATCAAACAAAACATTGCGGTGGTTTGTCGCGTAA